The proteins below are encoded in one region of Halalkalicoccus jeotgali B3:
- the hemC gene encoding hydroxymethylbilane synthase, with amino-acid sequence MTTRSDPIRLATRGSDLALAQAESVKRALSGRRREVELVTVETTGDRIDDELIHRLGKTGAFVHSLDEKVLAGDVEGAIHSMKDMPTEESQLVVAAVPERATAGDRLVTPDGKPLAELPEGATVGTGSLRRGAQLLAQRPDLTVEPLRGNVDTRVEKLLSKSLNEEYDRRVAADEQRKANTDDDFEPEFDRRPEEWIEGLSERERQAFERSESFDAIVLAAAGLERSGLDREIPTSDLPTESFVPAAGQGALAVTMADGDLAREVNEALDHPRSRVETTVERTVLATLGGGCVAPIGIHAVIQGEHVRTRVQVLARGGEPTISVTRDLPVKRHAEAARELAEELADRGASELIEEAKREATEEEIDTERTDGEETGDGK; translated from the coding sequence ATGACCACGCGATCGGACCCGATCCGGCTGGCGACGCGCGGATCGGACCTCGCGCTCGCCCAGGCCGAATCGGTCAAGCGGGCGCTCTCGGGGCGTCGCCGTGAGGTCGAGCTCGTGACGGTGGAGACGACCGGCGACCGGATCGACGACGAACTCATCCACCGGCTGGGCAAGACCGGCGCGTTCGTCCACAGCCTCGACGAGAAAGTACTCGCGGGGGACGTCGAGGGCGCGATCCACTCGATGAAGGACATGCCCACTGAGGAGTCCCAACTCGTCGTCGCGGCCGTCCCCGAACGCGCCACCGCGGGCGACCGCCTCGTGACCCCCGACGGAAAACCCCTCGCGGAGCTTCCCGAGGGCGCGACGGTCGGCACCGGCAGCCTCCGACGGGGGGCCCAGTTGCTCGCACAGCGCCCGGATCTGACGGTCGAGCCGCTGCGAGGCAACGTCGATACCCGGGTCGAGAAGCTGCTCTCGAAGTCGCTCAACGAGGAGTACGACCGGCGGGTCGCCGCCGACGAGCAGCGAAAGGCGAACACCGACGACGACTTCGAGCCGGAGTTCGACCGCCGTCCCGAAGAGTGGATCGAGGGACTCTCAGAACGCGAGCGCCAGGCGTTCGAGCGCAGCGAGTCGTTCGACGCGATCGTGCTCGCCGCGGCCGGACTGGAGCGCTCGGGGCTAGATCGTGAGATCCCCACGTCGGACCTGCCCACGGAGTCGTTCGTGCCCGCGGCGGGCCAGGGGGCGCTGGCGGTGACGATGGCCGACGGCGACCTCGCCCGCGAGGTCAACGAGGCGCTCGACCACCCCCGGAGTCGCGTCGAGACGACCGTCGAGCGCACGGTCCTGGCGACGCTTGGCGGGGGCTGTGTCGCCCCGATCGGGATCCACGCCGTGATCCAGGGCGAACACGTCCGTACGCGGGTGCAGGTGCTCGCTCGCGGTGGCGAGCCGACGATCTCGGTGACGCGTGACCTGCCCGTCAAGCGCCACGCCGAGGCCGCCCGCGAACTGGCCGAGGAGCTCGCAGACCGGGGTGCCAGCGAGTTGATCGAGGAGGCCAAACGCGAAGCGACCGAAGAGGAGATCGACACCGAACGAACTGACGGCGAGGAGACGGGAGACGGAAAATGA